The Primulina eburnea isolate SZY01 chromosome 13, ASM2296580v1, whole genome shotgun sequence genome includes a region encoding these proteins:
- the LOC140808727 gene encoding WAT1-related protein At1g43650: MENSDKFLIIKKNIYIVVIFIQFAYAGMALLSKAAMAQGMHPSVFVAYRQAIATVALAPFAYFLERKEADPLPYPVIGKIFLISLIGSTLSLNLFSYAINYVSATFASASINTIPALTFVVSVLFRVESLSVTRFHGIAKVVGTVISVSGAIVFALVKGPKISFMKWSSKDTHDPASHLMSAKDKLVQGCLLMILANAAWAWWLVMQAPLVKRYPAKFRLALLQSLFSCIQSFVWAMSIERNLSSWKLQWDLNLFSVAYCGIVVTGLVYWLQLSAVESKGPLFTASFTPLALFITAFISALVWKEILHLGSICGGILLVGGLYCVLWGKNKEVEVQANKDKPDTKAETIV; this comes from the exons ATGGAGAACTCAgacaaatttttaattattaaaaagaatatatatattgtaGTGATTTTCATTCAATTTGCATATGCAGGCATGGCCTTGTTGTCTAAAGCAGCAATGGCACAAGGAATGCATCCTTCTGTGTTTGTTGCATATCGCCAAGCAATTGCCACTGTTGCTTTGGCTCCATTTGCTTACTTCCTAGAGAG GAAGGAAGCTGATCCACTGCCTTATCCTGTAATTGGgaaaattttcttgatttccttGATTGG GTCTACTTTAAGCTTGAATCTATTCTCCTACGCAATAAACTACGTCTCAGCAACTTTCGCCTCCGCCAGCATCAACACCATTCCTGCTCTCACCTTCGTCGTGTCTGTTTTATTCCG AGTTGAAAGCCTTTCGGTCACACGATTTCACGGGATCGCTAAGGTTGTAGGAACTGTGATCAGCGTCTCCGGggcgattgtgtttgctttggtGAAAGGGCCGAAGATAAGTTTCATGAAGTGGTCGTCCAAGGATACCCACGATCCTGCCTCCCATTTGATGAGTGCCAAAGACAAGTTGGTACAAGGATGTCTGCTCATGATCTTGGCGAACGCTGCTTGGGCTTGGTGGCTTGTCATGCAG GCCCCTCTTGTGAAGCGATATCCAGCGAAATTTCGGCTTGCGCTGCTGCAGAGTTTATTTAGCTGCATTCAGTCATTTGTGTGGGCGATGTCAATAGAGAGGAACCTGTCGTCCTGGAAGCTTCAATGGGATTTGAATCTTTTCTCTGTTGCATATTGT GGTATAGTGGTGACAGGATTGGTGTATTGGTTGCAACTAAGTGCTGTGGAGAGCAAAGGTCCGCTATTTACGGCCTCTTTCACGCCACTGGCACTATTTATTACTGCCTTCATCTCAGCACTTGTGTGGAAGGAGATACTCCATTTGGGAAG TATCTGTGGAGGAATACTACTGGTTGGTGGTCTGTACTGCGTGCTGTGGGGGAAGAACAAAGAAGTGGAAGTGCAGGCAAATAAAGACAAGCCAGATACCAAAGCGGAAACCATTGTATAA
- the LOC140808728 gene encoding uncharacterized protein isoform X1 — MASMKSGDTPENRRRCEGEAVKFIPNDNIQESTESIESGYCSPPLWKNHNHNCISPNSRLQAIVRRKFELMELVKSMPESSYELSLTDLVEDPKSETRVPQLRGLDNNRGLRRRSRERKISDRITRSESFENRGLLLKMVFPVGLPSKRKKSMDKNVGGRAESLKVCGERDWWKKRFTGSTDSDSSRTSGGRSLNSIRKRNGVLGNCCWPFFQSCRRESAD; from the exons ATGGCGTCGATGAAATCAGGTGACACACCTGAAAACCGTAGAAGATGTGAAGGTGAAGCGGTGAAATTTATCCCAAATGATAATATTCAAGAATCTACGGAAAGCATTGAATCTGGCTACTGCTCACCGCCTCTATGGAAGAACCACAATCACAATTGTATATCGCCAAACTCAAGATTACAAGCCATCGTCAGAAGAAAGTTTGAGCTTATGGAACTGGTGAAAAGCATGCCCGAATCTTCGTACGAACTTTCTTTGACGGACCTCGTCGAGGATCCCAAATCAGAAACGCGAGTTCCACAGCTGCGGGGACTGGATAACAATCGAGGTTTGCGGAGGAGGAGCCGGGAACGCAAGATAAGCGACAGGATTACGAGAAGTGAGAGCTTTGAAAACAGGGGGCTGCTTCTGAAAATGGTGTTCCCGGTTGGTTTGCCGTCCAAGAGAAAGAAGAGTATGGACAAAAATGTCGGAGGAAGAGCGGAATCGTTGAAGGTTTGCGGGGAAAGGGATTGGTGGAAGAAAAGGTTTACGGGTTCCACCGATAGTGATAGTAGTAGAACAAGTGGTGGCCGCAGCCTGAATAGTATTAG GAAAAGAAATGGAGTCCTAGGGAATTGTTGCTGGCCATTTTTCCAGTCTTGCAGACGAGAATCAGCGGACTAG
- the LOC140808728 gene encoding uncharacterized protein isoform X2 produces MASMKSGDTPENRRRCEGEAVKFIPNDNIQESTESIESGYCSPPLWKNHNHNCISPNSRLQAIVRRKFELMELVKSMPESSYELSLTDLVEDPKSETRVPQLRGLDNNRGLRRRSRERKISDRITRSESFENRGLLLKMVFPVGLPSKRKKSMDKNVGGRAESLKVCGERDWWKKRFTGSTDSDSSRTSGGRSLNRKEMES; encoded by the exons ATGGCGTCGATGAAATCAGGTGACACACCTGAAAACCGTAGAAGATGTGAAGGTGAAGCGGTGAAATTTATCCCAAATGATAATATTCAAGAATCTACGGAAAGCATTGAATCTGGCTACTGCTCACCGCCTCTATGGAAGAACCACAATCACAATTGTATATCGCCAAACTCAAGATTACAAGCCATCGTCAGAAGAAAGTTTGAGCTTATGGAACTGGTGAAAAGCATGCCCGAATCTTCGTACGAACTTTCTTTGACGGACCTCGTCGAGGATCCCAAATCAGAAACGCGAGTTCCACAGCTGCGGGGACTGGATAACAATCGAGGTTTGCGGAGGAGGAGCCGGGAACGCAAGATAAGCGACAGGATTACGAGAAGTGAGAGCTTTGAAAACAGGGGGCTGCTTCTGAAAATGGTGTTCCCGGTTGGTTTGCCGTCCAAGAGAAAGAAGAGTATGGACAAAAATGTCGGAGGAAGAGCGGAATCGTTGAAGGTTTGCGGGGAAAGGGATTGGTGGAAGAAAAGGTTTACGGGTTCCACCGATAGTGATAGTAGTAGAACAAGTGGTGGCCGCAGCCTGAATA GAAAAGAAATGGAGTCCTAG